A region of the Elusimicrobiota bacterium genome:
CGGGCATGCTCGCTCCTCGATCCTCGTCTCGCTCCAAAATTGCCCCCGCCAGTTGGTCATATTATTTCATTGCGAGCCCTAAGACGGATTTTTTCAGGGTCATCGCTGTTGGTTTGCTTCTTTTCCTCCTTCAACCCCGGCTGGCCGCTCAGAATAAAGCCGACTTGGAGGATGTCAGCTACGAGCAGGTTCTTGCGGACCCGGACAACCCGGATCTTAATTATCGCTACACCCGCGCCCGCGTCGCAAGAGGGGATTTCAAGGGGGCCGTGGCCCCCCTGGAGAGGATTCTCGCCCTCTATCCCCAGCGCCATGATATCAGGCTGTTCTATGTGCTCGTCCTTTATCGCCTGGACAACATCCAGGACGCCGAGAGGGAATTGGAGAACTTGAGCCGCGAGCCCCTTGATGAAAAAATGAAGGAGGAGGTGGAGCGCTATAAAAAAGAAATCAGCAGCCTCAGGAAGCGCAACGTCCTATCGGGGCATCTGGGCTTCGGCTACGATTACATGAACAATCGCAACTTTTCTCCTTCCACGGGGCGCGTTCTTTTCGGAGACACCGTTCTTTTTGTGAGCGGCCAATCCTTGCCTCGCGACGACACGAGCCTCATGACCAATGGGCATGTGGAGTTCCATCATGACCTGGGGACGCAGTCCGGGCATGAGTTATTCGCCTCGGCCAGCTTCAACCGCACGGACCAAACCCATGTCAAGTCGCTCAGCCTCCAGGTTTATTCCCTCCAGGCCGGCGGGACCTTTAAATCGCGCTGGTTGGATGCAACCCCCACTTTGATGTTCGATTATCTTGTCCTCCACCAGAGGGCCTATCTCAGGAACCGCGGAGCCAGCGTGAAGCTTGAGAAGAAATTAACCCGCAAAGCCAGCGTCTATCTTTCCGGGACAGACGCTTATCAGCAATTCACGGCGACTCCCGATGTCCAAGCGGATTCGGCCGACCGCAGCGGGGTTGAAGCCGAGGCCGCCGGGGGCGGGAATTATTGGGTTACCCCCCGCATGATGTTGGGAGCCGGCTACGGCTATGGCTTTAAGCACTCGGCCCTGAAATACCTGGCCTTTGAGCGGCATTCTTTGCGAGGCACCCATACATGGCTTTTGCCCAAAAGCATGTTTCTCGCCTCCTCCCTCTACTTCAATTTCGACCACTATGAGAGACCCAATGATTTAGTCAGCACGAGAATGCGGCGTGACCATATATGGTGGGCTTCCACCACCTACGGCACGCCCTTGAGCTTTATAAGCTCCGCTTTTAAAGACTTAATATGGACTGTCACCTATGATTACTATCAGACCATCTCGAACATCCCCAACTTTTCTTATACCAACAACCGGATAGCCACTAAATTCAGCTACCAATGGAAGCTGGCGTATTAACCAACTATGAAAATTAAAACTTCGCTGGCGGTTTTTCTCGTGGCCGGCCTGCGCACCCCGGCCCCGGCGCAGACTCCGCTGCCGGGCCGTATCGGCGTGGCGGCCGTTGTCCGAGGCCAGGTTCAGGCAAAACCAACCGTGAATCCCGAAATCGGCAGAATTTTGAGCAGCGGCCAGCCTGTCTTTCTCAACGACAAGATATCAACCGCCCCGGACGGCCGCCTCCAGATCCTTTTTCAAGATGAAACGGTATTGACCTTGGGCCCGAACACGACGGTGATTCTTGACAAGTTCATTTATGACTCGAATTCCGGGGCGGGAGAAATATCAGCCAACGTCATCAAGGGCATATTTCGTTTTATTTCCGGCCGCATCGCCAGGAATAAGCCCAATAACATGAAGATACGGCTTCCGGCTGGCATTTTGGGGGTTTTCGGCACCATGGGCGAGGGGCAAGTGAAGGAAAACAGCGAGGCCACTGTGGTTTTCAATGGTCCGGGGATCAAAAATAATGTGGGAGAATCCCTCTCGGGCATTGCCCTGGAAAATCCTGACTTTCCCAACCAGGTCGTTGTTTCCCGGCCCGGCTTTGGAAGCTCGGTGAGCCCGGGAGAGCCCCCAAGCCTTCCCTTCGAAGCCTCGCGAGAAACCCTTAGAGACATCGCCGCCCAGCTTTCTTTGGAGGCGGCGCCGCAAGAATTTCGAGAGTCCAAAGAATCCAAGGGTGCTCCCATTCAGGCGGGGCCTGTTTCTCCGGAACAGGCCTCCGGCCAGGACCGCGCTCGGGGCAATGATAATTTTAGGGAGATGAAGTCCATCGCCAAGCTGGAGCAAGATAAGGAAGATTTGTCCAGCGGCCTTGCCCAAACCCTCATCCCCATTCCAAACAGCGTCAACACTTGGGAACAGCTTCGAGGCGTCT
Encoded here:
- a CDS encoding tetratricopeptide repeat protein gives rise to the protein MLLFLLQPRLAAQNKADLEDVSYEQVLADPDNPDLNYRYTRARVARGDFKGAVAPLERILALYPQRHDIRLFYVLVLYRLDNIQDAERELENLSREPLDEKMKEEVERYKKEISSLRKRNVLSGHLGFGYDYMNNRNFSPSTGRVLFGDTVLFVSGQSLPRDDTSLMTNGHVEFHHDLGTQSGHELFASASFNRTDQTHVKSLSLQVYSLQAGGTFKSRWLDATPTLMFDYLVLHQRAYLRNRGASVKLEKKLTRKASVYLSGTDAYQQFTATPDVQADSADRSGVEAEAAGGGNYWVTPRMMLGAGYGYGFKHSALKYLAFERHSLRGTHTWLLPKSMFLASSLYFNFDHYERPNDLVSTRMRRDHIWWASTTYGTPLSFISSAFKDLIWTVTYDYYQTISNIPNFSYTNNRIATKFSYQWKLAY
- a CDS encoding FecR domain-containing protein; the protein is MKIKTSLAVFLVAGLRTPAPAQTPLPGRIGVAAVVRGQVQAKPTVNPEIGRILSSGQPVFLNDKISTAPDGRLQILFQDETVLTLGPNTTVILDKFIYDSNSGAGEISANVIKGIFRFISGRIARNKPNNMKIRLPAGILGVFGTMGEGQVKENSEATVVFNGPGIKNNVGESLSGIALENPDFPNQVVVSRPGFGSSVSPGEPPSLPFEASRETLRDIAAQLSLEAAPQEFRESKESKGAPIQAGPVSPEQASGQDRARGNDNFREMKSIAKLEQDKEDLSSGLAQTLIPIPNSVNTWEQLRGVSGGTGQFSGSGSFSGCGGGCNGSWNFSLAVNFATRIIQVQAQVQTIPFTNTLGLTEFSYDNSTSFTGNTVFVRSSNNFAPAQPGAVVDYNFSFNNKDGVVAKQVEARSSYSDPGPPSNGTGSPIFSDRQ